Below is a window of Acidobacteriota bacterium DNA.
GCGGGTTTCATCCGCTGCATGAGGTACTGGACGCTCCGGTCCATCTTGTCGAAGACCGGCTTCGGATAGAGGCCGATCCAAAGGGCCAGGAGGACGAGGGGGATCATGTAGCCCCACTCGCGCCCGTTCATGTCCTTGCCCTTCACGTGCTCCTCGAGGTGCGGGTTCGTGACCTCGCCGAAGAAGACCCGCTGGTAGAGCCACAGCATGTAGGCCGCGCCCAGGAGCATGCCCGCCACCAGGAAGAAGACGAGGGACTTGGAGAAAATGAGGAACTCGGGCATGTGGTAGGCGCCCATGAGGATCGTGATTTCCCCGATGAACCCGTTGAGTCCCGGAAGGCCGATGGAGGACAGGGTGATGATCATGAAGAAGACGGCGTAGACCGGCATCAGTTTGGCCAGGCCGCCGTAGAGCTTGATCTCCCGGGTGTGCATGCGCTCGTAGATGATGCCCACGAGCAAGAACAGGCCGCCCGTGGAGATCCCGTGGTTGAGCATCTGCATGATGGAGCCCTTGATTCCGGCCTCCGTCAGGGCGAAGAGGCCCGCCATGCAGAACCCCAGGTGGCTCACCGAGGAATAGGCCACCAGCTTCTTCATGTCCTTCTGGACGAGGGAGACCATGGCCCCGTAGATGACGCCGATGATGGAGAGGATCAGCAGGAAGGGGAGCCAGGCCAGGGTGGCGTCGGGCAGGATGGGGAGGGCGAAGCGGTAGAAGCCGTACGTTCCCATCTTCAGCAGGACGCCCGCCAGGATCACCGAGCCCGCCGTAGGGGCTTCCACGTGGGCGTCGGGGAGCCACGTGTGGAAGGGGAACATGGGCACCTTGATGGCGAAGCCCACGAAGAAGGCCGCGAAGACCCACCATTGGAGCGCCGGGTTCAGGGCGACCTGTTCGAGGATCACGTCGAGGTCGAAGGAATGCACCCCCGCGGCGTCCA
It encodes the following:
- a CDS encoding NADH-quinone oxidoreductase subunit M; this encodes MPYILSILTYIPLAAALVILFIPKENTKLIKYFTTGVFLLDFLLSLPLWFGWDAAQAVADAKHSLWVFEEGPHPWITSLGAGYHFGVDGMSMLLVLLTTLLGVIAAWSSWTYIQNREKEYYIWLLILQTGMLGVFCSLDFFLFYVFWEVMLVPMYFLIGIWGGANKLYAAIKFFLYTLAGSVLMLIGILVLYFRTPVDAAGVHSFDLDVILEQVALNPALQWWVFAAFFVGFAIKVPMFPFHTWLPDAHVEAPTAGSVILAGVLLKMGTYGFYRFALPILPDATLAWLPFLLILSIIGVIYGAMVSLVQKDMKKLVAYSSVSHLGFCMAGLFALTEAGIKGSIMQMLNHGISTGGLFLLVGIIYERMHTREIKLYGGLAKLMPVYAVFFMIITLSSIGLPGLNGFIGEITILMGAYHMPEFLIFSKSLVFFLVAGMLLGAAYMLWLYQRVFFGEVTNPHLEEHVKGKDMNGREWGYMIPLVLLALWIGLYPKPVFDKMDRSVQYLMQRMKPAVERVAAAKGVAVPQVTAPAAASESPGHGESGGHAQEAGETHAEGSH